The DNA segment CACCGGAACGTTTGGAGAATTAAAAGACCTCCAGGCGACCATACCAGGATCGGTCGTCGAAATGCTCGGCGTTGCCGGATTGGGGCCCAGGACATTGCACATCCTCTACAAGAGGCTCGGCATCCGGAGCCTGGACGACCTGGAGCGGGCGGTGAAGGGGCACCGGCTCAGGGTGCTCTCCGGATTCGGATCAAAGAAGGAGGAGGCGATCAAGAGAGGCATCGCGCAGTTCCGGCAGAGGTCGAACCGGATGACCCGCCCGCAGGCAGAAGCCGTGCTCGCGTACGTGGCGGCCGCCCTGCCGGATGGCCGGTACACGGTTGCGGGGAGTTACCGGCGGGGGTCGAGCACCGTGGGCAGGCTTGAGATCGTCGTTGCCGGGAATGGAAGCGCCGTCGCTGACCGCATACCCCCCGACGCCGGAGTGAACGTCCGGTCCACCGGAAAAGACCGGTACGGCACGGCGCTCCTCTGCGCCACCGGCTCGGCCGGGTTCCTGGCCGGGCTCGGGCATGTGGCGGCCGCACGCGGCTACCGGCTCACGCCCGACGGCCTCACGGACTCGGCGAACGGGCGGCTGCAGGAGTTCGCAAGCGAGGAGGAGGTCTTTTCGTTCCTCGGGATGGAGACGGTTCCGCCGGAACTGCGCGAGAACAGGGGCGAGATCGAACTCGCCCTCCGGCACGCCCTCCCCGATCTCGTCGATCTATCCGACGTGCGGGGCGACCTCCACGCCCACACCACGTGGAGCGACGGCCGCCAGTCGCTCGAAGACGTGGCGGAGGCGGGGGACAGAAGGGGCTACGAGTACATCGTGATCACCGACCACTCCTCGAAGGTGCGGGCCGAGGCCCTTGCAAAGCAGCAGGCCGAGATCGAGCGTATCAACCGGCGGCACGACTGCCGGCTCCTTGCCGGGAGCGAGGTGGATATCAGGAGCGACGGCACCCTCGGGTACGAGAACAGAATCCTTGCCGACCTCGACCTGGTCATCGCCTCGGTCCACTCGGGGTTCTCCCAGGACCGGGACGTCCTGACCCGGCGCATCCTCACCGCGATGGAGAACGAGCACGTCGATATCATCGGCCACCCCACCGGCCGCCTGCTCGGCCGCAGACCGGCGTATGCCGTCGACCTCGAGCGGATTATAGCGCATGCGGCGGCGACGGGGACGGCCCTCGAGATCAACGCATCGCCCCACAGGCTCGACCTTGAGGATATTTATATCTGGCATGCCAAGAAGGAAGGAGTGAAACTGGCTGCAGGAACGGATGCCCATAGAATCGGCGAATTTGCAAACATGCGCAACGGAATTCAACTGGCGCGCCGGGGCTGGTGCGCTCCGGACGACATCTTAAACACCCTCTCTCTATCCGCGCTGCTGGAGTGGACGTCATGATCTACCGGTTCTACGAGAAGATCCTCCTTCGAGACCTCCAGACGCTGCCGGAGCATATCTGTTTCATGATCACCGGGCAGGATATGCTCGACGCCCCGGGCAACCTCTACCGTGCCGCCCAGTGGTGCCGCGACCTCGGGATCAAAAGTGCCATGTTCCACATCAGCACCCCCGACCCCGCCCGGCTGGAGCGGTGCCTCCCCCGGATCCGCGAGGTCGCCTCGATCGCGCACCTGACCCTGCACTACCGCGACGAAAAGGAGGTCGGCGGCGAAGGCATGGACGTGACGGTGGCGATCGGCAAGAGCGGCAGGGAGGAGATCGCCGGGTGCGTGAGAAGGATGGCCGAGGACGGGGTGGACCCGGAACTGGTCGACGAAGACCTGCTGGAGTCATACCTCACCTTCAACTACGAGCCCGATCTCGTCATCAAGACCGGCGGCGACCACCTGACCGACTTCCTCATCTGGCAGTCGGTCTACTCCGAGCTCTTCTTCCTCGACGTCAACTGGGCGCTGCTCAGGAAAGTGGATTTCCTCCGGGCGCTCAGGGACTTCCAGTCGAGAGCCCGGCGGTTCGGACGGTAACCCTCACGAACCCCGGGCCACGCGCTCTTTCAGGCGCATGCGCTGGTCGTAGACTCGCATCGCCCGCAACAGATCGATCTTCCTGAACGCCGGCCAGAAGGGGGCGCAGAAGTAGACGGCCGACTCGTGACCGTTCGCGAGCCAGGGGAGGAAGTTCGAGGTCCGGTAATCGTTGCCGGTACGGATGATCAGGTCGACGGGGGGTATGGGCGCTCCCCGGTTGAGGTGGGCTTCAACGGTCGCGGGATCGATGGCCGCCGGGTCGATGGCGCCCTGCCTGACCTCATCGAGGATCGACCGGGCGGCGTGGACGATCTCGTTCCGGCCGCCGTAGGCGAGCGCGATGTTGATAAAGTAATCGCTGTAGTCCCGGGTCGCCTCCTCCGCCGCATCGATGGTCGTGAGAAGTTCATCGGGGAGAAGGGATCGATCGCCGATCATCTGTACCCGGATACGGTTTCTATGCACCCGCTTGTCTCTCAGGATCGCCGCGAACTTCTCCCGGAAGAGGAGAAAGAGCGACTCGAGCTCGGCGCTGTCCCTCCGGAAGTTCTCGGTGGAGAAGGTGTAGAGCGTGATGTGCTGCACGCCGAGCTCGCACGCCCAGTCGAGAACCTGTTCCGTGGCGTCCGCCCCGAGCCGGTGGCCGATCGCCGTATCGAGCCCCTGCTCCCGGGCAAACCGGCGGTTTCCATCCTGGATCACCGCGACGTGCCGGGGAACGTGTTTCACCTGCCATTTCAGGTAACGCTCGTAAAGAGGCTCAACTCCCGATCGCAGCATCAGAGCGGTGTCACCTCGACCACCATGCCGCCGTTCGGGTAACGCTCGACGACGTACTTCCTGCCCGGCAACCCGGCACCGTGCTCGGCAAGCACCCACCACGCCATCTCGATCCGCCCCTCAGAGACTGCATACTCATCGTCATCTAAACCCTCCAGGAATCCGTCGGCGGCACCTTCCGGCTCGAGCACCCCGTATACGACGGTTCCGTCATCCGTCACCTCCTCGAACGGACGCGCAGTATTGGCAGCGATCCGCTTTAACCGTTCCCGTAGCTGGACAGAGTCCTTGAAGACCGACGAACAGAAGTGGACTTTCGG comes from the Methanoculleus marisnigri JR1 genome and includes:
- a CDS encoding helix-hairpin-helix domain-containing protein is translated as MYPPSINAYMVRGRSVIMEPPQSQITNRDVAERLAFMARLLGIAGEDRYRIAAYERAARQIDRLSFPVAGLDEEELTRIPGIGDRIAGQIREIAATGTFGELKDLQATIPGSVVEMLGVAGLGPRTLHILYKRLGIRSLDDLERAVKGHRLRVLSGFGSKKEEAIKRGIAQFRQRSNRMTRPQAEAVLAYVAAALPDGRYTVAGSYRRGSSTVGRLEIVVAGNGSAVADRIPPDAGVNVRSTGKDRYGTALLCATGSAGFLAGLGHVAAARGYRLTPDGLTDSANGRLQEFASEEEVFSFLGMETVPPELRENRGEIELALRHALPDLVDLSDVRGDLHAHTTWSDGRQSLEDVAEAGDRRGYEYIVITDHSSKVRAEALAKQQAEIERINRRHDCRLLAGSEVDIRSDGTLGYENRILADLDLVIASVHSGFSQDRDVLTRRILTAMENEHVDIIGHPTGRLLGRRPAYAVDLERIIAHAAATGTALEINASPHRLDLEDIYIWHAKKEGVKLAAGTDAHRIGEFANMRNGIQLARRGWCAPDDILNTLSLSALLEWTS
- the uppS gene encoding polyprenyl diphosphate synthase; its protein translation is MLRSGVEPLYERYLKWQVKHVPRHVAVIQDGNRRFAREQGLDTAIGHRLGADATEQVLDWACELGVQHITLYTFSTENFRRDSAELESLFLLFREKFAAILRDKRVHRNRIRVQMIGDRSLLPDELLTTIDAAEEATRDYSDYFINIALAYGGRNEIVHAARSILDEVRQGAIDPAAIDPATVEAHLNRGAPIPPVDLIIRTGNDYRTSNFLPWLANGHESAVYFCAPFWPAFRKIDLLRAMRVYDQRMRLKERVARGS
- a CDS encoding undecaprenyl diphosphate synthase family protein, whose protein sequence is MIYRFYEKILLRDLQTLPEHICFMITGQDMLDAPGNLYRAAQWCRDLGIKSAMFHISTPDPARLERCLPRIREVASIAHLTLHYRDEKEVGGEGMDVTVAIGKSGREEIAGCVRRMAEDGVDPELVDEDLLESYLTFNYEPDLVIKTGGDHLTDFLIWQSVYSELFFLDVNWALLRKVDFLRALRDFQSRARRFGR